The Streptomyces phaeolivaceus genome has a window encoding:
- a CDS encoding SCO3242 family prenyltransferase → MEDRTAVPGSGSRPAVGLADLAQLVRAPAALSVPGDVLAGAAAAGHPLGARTFGVMGSSVCLYWAGMALNDYADATIDAVERPGRPVPSGRVPRRTALAVAAALTAGGLALAAVSGGRRSLVGALPLAGAVWAYDLKLKSTPAGPAAMAAARALDVLAGALAAGPGTGGTTGTGAALRRGAVPAALVGAHTYTLTALSRHEISGAPARLPAATLAASTTTVLAAALPAVRTAATAGVSRATAARAVVVTAGALVYLGSYGTAQARAVREPSGENVRRAVGAGILGLMPLQAALTARGGATAAAAALGVVHPLARRLARRISPT, encoded by the coding sequence ATGGAAGATCGGACAGCGGTACCGGGTTCCGGCTCGCGACCTGCCGTGGGCCTCGCCGACCTGGCACAACTCGTGCGGGCACCGGCCGCCTTGAGCGTCCCCGGCGATGTGCTCGCGGGTGCCGCCGCGGCCGGACACCCACTGGGCGCGCGGACGTTCGGCGTGATGGGTTCGTCCGTCTGCCTCTACTGGGCCGGCATGGCCCTCAACGACTACGCCGACGCCACGATCGACGCGGTCGAGCGCCCCGGGCGCCCCGTCCCGTCGGGCCGAGTGCCACGCCGAACCGCCCTCGCCGTCGCGGCTGCCCTGACCGCCGGGGGCCTCGCGCTCGCCGCCGTCTCCGGGGGCCGCCGCAGCCTTGTGGGAGCGCTTCCGCTGGCCGGTGCCGTCTGGGCGTACGACCTCAAGCTCAAGTCCACCCCGGCCGGTCCGGCCGCCATGGCCGCCGCCCGCGCCCTGGACGTCCTCGCCGGCGCGCTCGCCGCCGGGCCCGGGACGGGCGGCACGACCGGGACCGGGGCCGCCCTGCGGCGCGGCGCCGTCCCCGCCGCGCTGGTCGGCGCCCACACCTACACCCTGACCGCGCTCAGCCGCCACGAGATCTCCGGCGCCCCCGCCCGGCTGCCGGCCGCGACCCTCGCCGCCTCCACGACCACCGTCCTCGCCGCCGCGCTCCCGGCCGTCCGCACGGCCGCGACCGCCGGTGTCTCGCGTGCCACCGCCGCCCGCGCCGTCGTCGTCACCGCCGGGGCCCTCGTCTACCTCGGCAGCTACGGGACGGCCCAGGCCCGTGCCGTACGGGAGCCGTCCGGCGAGAACGTACGGCGGGCCGTCGGGGCCGGGATCCTCGGGCTGATGCCCCTGCAGGCGGCGCTGACCGCACGCGGCGGAGCCACGGCCGCCGCGGCGGCCCTCGGTGTCGTCCACCCTCTCGCGCGACGGCTGGCCCGGCGCATATCCCCCACCTGA
- a CDS encoding sugar phosphate isomerase/epimerase family protein, with amino-acid sequence MTSPASLRFGYGTNGFTNHRLGDVLAVLADLGYDGVALTLDHGHLDPTADDLPRRVTAVARDLARHGLDVTVETGAPYLLDPWGKHHPTLMTEGAERRIDLLRRAVRIAADLGSPTVHLCSGPAPDEGLPERDAWKRLAAGVETVLETAGKYGVSLAFEPEPYMFVDTVERCLELAEMVGGHELFGITLDIGHAHCVEERTVLECVRLAAPRLLNVQIEDMRRGVHQHLELGTGEIDFPPVLAALRDLDHRGLVSVEIQGGSLDAPEVARRSLDFLRAATA; translated from the coding sequence CTGACATCTCCTGCATCCCTCAGGTTCGGCTACGGCACCAACGGCTTCACCAACCACCGGCTCGGCGACGTCCTCGCGGTCCTCGCCGACCTCGGCTACGACGGTGTCGCGCTCACCCTCGACCACGGCCACCTCGACCCGACCGCCGACGATCTGCCCCGGCGGGTGACCGCCGTCGCCCGGGACCTGGCCCGGCACGGGCTCGACGTGACGGTGGAGACCGGCGCGCCCTACCTCCTCGACCCCTGGGGCAAGCACCACCCGACCCTCATGACGGAAGGCGCCGAGCGCCGGATCGACCTGCTGCGGCGGGCCGTACGCATCGCCGCCGACCTGGGTTCGCCCACCGTCCACCTGTGCAGCGGCCCCGCGCCCGACGAAGGGCTGCCCGAACGCGACGCGTGGAAGCGGCTCGCGGCGGGCGTCGAGACCGTCCTGGAGACGGCGGGGAAGTACGGCGTCTCGCTGGCCTTCGAACCCGAGCCGTACATGTTCGTCGACACCGTGGAACGGTGCCTGGAACTCGCCGAGATGGTCGGCGGACACGAACTGTTCGGGATCACCCTCGACATCGGGCACGCGCACTGCGTGGAGGAGCGGACCGTGCTGGAATGCGTCCGCCTCGCCGCCCCGCGCCTGCTGAACGTGCAGATCGAGGACATGCGGAGGGGCGTCCACCAGCACCTCGAACTCGGCACCGGCGAGATCGACTTCCCGCCCGTACTCGCCGCCCTCCGGGACCTCGACCACCGCGGACTGGTCTCCGTGGAGATCCAGGGCGGCTCCCTCGACGCCCCCGAAGTGGCCCGTCGCTCACTGGACTTCCTCCGCGCGGCGACGGCCTGA
- a CDS encoding EboA domain-containing protein has product MVPIATPLPDAAEPTDSSDSADSADSSEAVDPRGLLARHPLDPAGRAWLDEAVARIAERPAAVRALFPAARRRCGRARLDGRWTVDEAARAVLLGALPLDGQPLADELAGLFRHGDPAEQRAVLRALPLLADAEGGDTSEEPLGDLALPLVREALRGNDGSIVEAALGPYGAARLPDAEYRQAVLKCVFQEIPLDRIAGLAARADAELARMLADFAHERVAAGRDVPADIWPVVRAFPAAEHLIGGLGAETAAASPDRREAAERALTALRSATTTPAPSASSA; this is encoded by the coding sequence ATGGTCCCGATCGCGACACCGCTCCCCGATGCGGCCGAACCCACCGACTCCTCTGACTCCGCCGACTCCGCCGACTCCTCCGAAGCCGTCGACCCCCGAGGTCTGCTCGCCCGCCATCCGCTCGACCCGGCGGGCCGCGCCTGGCTCGACGAGGCCGTGGCCCGGATCGCCGAACGGCCCGCCGCCGTACGCGCCCTGTTCCCCGCCGCCCGAAGGCGCTGCGGCCGGGCGCGGCTGGACGGGCGGTGGACCGTGGACGAGGCGGCCCGCGCCGTCCTGCTCGGCGCGCTGCCGCTGGACGGGCAGCCGCTCGCCGACGAACTGGCGGGCCTCTTCCGCCACGGCGACCCGGCCGAACAGCGGGCCGTCCTGCGGGCGCTGCCGCTGCTCGCCGACGCGGAGGGGGGCGACACCTCCGAAGAACCCCTCGGCGACCTCGCCCTGCCCCTCGTCCGCGAGGCCCTGCGCGGCAACGACGGCAGCATCGTCGAGGCCGCCCTCGGACCGTACGGCGCCGCCAGGCTGCCGGACGCCGAGTACCGGCAGGCCGTGCTCAAGTGCGTCTTCCAGGAGATCCCGCTGGACCGGATCGCCGGGCTCGCCGCCCGCGCCGACGCCGAACTCGCCCGTATGCTCGCCGACTTCGCGCACGAGCGGGTCGCCGCCGGACGGGACGTACCGGCGGACATCTGGCCCGTCGTCCGCGCCTTCCCCGCCGCCGAACACCTCATCGGCGGACTCGGTGCCGAGACGGCCGCCGCCTCCCCCGACCGCCGTGAGGCCGCCGAGCGCGCCCTGACGGCCCTCCGGAGCGCGACCACCACCCCGGCCCCCTCTGCCTCCTCCGCCTAG